Proteins encoded within one genomic window of Pseudodesulfovibrio senegalensis:
- the secA gene encoding preprotein translocase subunit SecA encodes MIKFLFGSKNDRFLKKLRPIVEKINSFEPAMKELADEDFPARISQWKEEVASGKRTLDDLLPECFALVREAGWRVFEMRHFDVQLIGGIVLHQGKISEMKTGEGKTLVATLAVVLNALSGKGVHVVTVNDYLASRDAEWMGQLYNFLGLSVGVIVHGLTDEERQTAYNADITYGTNNEFGFDYLRDNMKFYKEQLVQRELNFAIVDEVDSILIDEARTPLIISGAADSASGLYRRIDALVPALKKSSPRDPEDKDTLPDGDFELDEKSKSVTLTDAGVERCEELLEIDNLFDPQNISLQHHILQALKAHHSFHRDVDYMVTDGQVVLVDEFTGRPMPGRRLSDGLHQAIEAKENVKVESENQTLASITFQNYFRMYDKLAGMTGTADTESVEFNQIYGLEVIVIPTHRPMVRKDHPDAIFKTQEEKYNAIALSIQECHKSGQPVLVGTVSIEKSELVSRLLKKLKVPHNVLNAKHHENEAQIVAEAGERGKVTIATNMAGRGTDIKLGEGVKELGGLHILGTERHESRRIDNQLRGRSGRQGDPGSSRFYLALDDDLMRLFGSDKLKGIMDRLGMEEGQAIENKMVSGAIEKSQTRVEGHNFEIRKQLLEYDDVMNQQRTAIYDLRRELMNAETMDEIVEEYAEDLFEDLLGPLQGGKDIDQETEETVRGRLEEIFDFNRFQEFRDGKIPSMDTAMQWYRDILSTLEASAPDHYQDILRYFLLETLDRNWKDHLLNMDHLRDGIGLRGYGQKDPKQEYKREGFELFQEMLYSIKENALRAFCHLRIESEVKEEEFQHETDENVQYHDNESAQKKQETVRRSAPKVGRNDPCPCGSGKKYKKCCGR; translated from the coding sequence ATGATCAAATTTCTCTTCGGGTCGAAAAACGACCGCTTTCTCAAAAAACTCAGGCCGATCGTTGAAAAAATAAACAGCTTCGAACCGGCCATGAAAGAGCTTGCGGACGAGGATTTCCCGGCCCGCATCAGCCAGTGGAAGGAAGAAGTTGCCTCGGGCAAACGCACCCTGGACGACCTGTTGCCCGAATGCTTTGCGCTGGTGCGCGAGGCTGGCTGGCGCGTGTTCGAAATGCGCCACTTCGACGTACAGCTCATCGGCGGCATCGTCCTGCATCAGGGCAAGATTTCCGAAATGAAAACCGGTGAGGGCAAAACCCTGGTAGCCACCCTGGCCGTGGTGCTCAACGCGCTTTCCGGCAAGGGCGTCCACGTGGTCACGGTCAACGACTACCTTGCCAGCCGCGACGCCGAATGGATGGGCCAGCTCTACAATTTCCTCGGCCTTTCCGTGGGCGTGATCGTGCACGGGCTGACCGACGAGGAACGCCAGACCGCCTACAACGCGGACATCACCTACGGTACCAACAACGAATTCGGGTTCGACTACCTGCGCGACAACATGAAGTTCTACAAGGAACAGCTCGTGCAGCGCGAACTCAACTTCGCCATCGTTGACGAAGTGGACTCCATCCTCATCGACGAGGCGCGCACCCCGCTGATCATCTCGGGCGCGGCCGATTCGGCCTCGGGCCTGTACCGACGCATCGACGCGCTGGTCCCCGCGCTCAAGAAATCCTCTCCGCGCGACCCCGAAGACAAGGACACCCTGCCGGACGGCGATTTCGAGCTGGACGAAAAGAGCAAGAGCGTGACCCTCACGGACGCGGGCGTGGAACGCTGCGAGGAACTGCTGGAAATCGACAACCTGTTCGACCCGCAGAACATCTCGCTGCAGCATCACATTCTGCAGGCGCTCAAGGCGCACCACAGTTTCCACCGCGACGTGGACTACATGGTCACGGACGGGCAGGTGGTGCTGGTGGACGAATTCACGGGACGCCCCATGCCGGGCCGCCGCCTTTCCGACGGTCTGCACCAGGCCATCGAGGCCAAGGAAAACGTGAAGGTGGAAAGCGAAAACCAGACGCTGGCCTCCATCACCTTCCAGAACTATTTCCGCATGTACGACAAGCTGGCGGGCATGACCGGTACCGCGGACACCGAATCCGTGGAATTCAACCAGATCTACGGGCTTGAGGTCATCGTCATTCCCACGCACCGCCCCATGGTGCGCAAGGACCATCCGGACGCCATCTTCAAGACGCAGGAAGAAAAATACAACGCCATCGCCCTGTCCATTCAGGAGTGCCACAAGAGCGGCCAGCCCGTGCTGGTGGGTACCGTGTCCATTGAAAAGTCCGAGCTTGTCTCGCGGCTGCTCAAGAAACTCAAGGTCCCGCACAACGTGCTCAACGCAAAGCACCATGAAAACGAGGCCCAGATCGTGGCCGAGGCCGGTGAGCGCGGCAAGGTGACCATCGCCACCAACATGGCGGGCCGCGGCACGGACATCAAATTGGGCGAAGGGGTCAAGGAATTGGGCGGCCTGCACATTCTGGGCACGGAACGCCACGAATCCCGCCGCATCGACAACCAGTTGCGCGGCCGTTCCGGCCGTCAGGGCGACCCGGGCTCCTCGCGCTTCTACCTTGCGCTGGACGACGACCTCATGCGCCTGTTCGGTTCGGACAAGCTCAAGGGCATCATGGACCGGCTGGGCATGGAGGAAGGACAGGCCATCGAAAACAAGATGGTTTCCGGGGCCATTGAAAAGTCCCAGACCCGCGTGGAAGGACACAACTTCGAAATCCGCAAGCAGCTCCTGGAATACGACGACGTCATGAACCAGCAGCGCACGGCCATCTACGACCTGCGCCGCGAACTCATGAACGCGGAAACCATGGACGAAATCGTCGAGGAATACGCCGAAGACCTGTTCGAGGACCTGCTCGGCCCGTTGCAGGGCGGCAAGGACATCGACCAGGAAACGGAAGAGACCGTGCGCGGCCGTCTCGAGGAAATCTTCGATTTCAACCGGTTCCAGGAATTCAGGGATGGCAAGATCCCGTCCATGGACACGGCCATGCAGTGGTACAGGGACATCCTGTCCACGCTCGAAGCCAGCGCCCCGGACCATTATCAGGACATCCTGCGCTACTTCCTGCTGGAAACGCTGGACCGCAACTGGAAGGACCACCTGCTGAACATGGACCACCTGCGCGACGGCATCGGCCTGCGCGGCTACGGCCAGAAGGATCCCAAGCAGGAATACAAGCGCGAAGGTTTCGAACTCTTTCAGGAAATGCTCTACTCCATCAAGGAAAACGCACTGCGCGCCTTCTGCCACCTGCGCATCGAATCCGAAGTCAAGGAAGAGGAATTCCAGCACGAAACCGATGAAAACGTGCAGTACCACGACAATGAGTCCGCACAGAAAAAACAGGAAACCGTGCGCCGCAGCGCCCCCAAGGTGGGCCGCAACGATCCCTGCCCCTGCGGTTCCGGCAAAAAATACAAGAAGTGCTGCGGCCGCTAG
- a CDS encoding (Fe-S)-binding protein translates to MADNNCILCGKCMEVCPLLRATGREELSPRAKADLAALLRSEPGLLNQKSAAQLAGLCLGCGRCKEKCPQGVDVPAMVASLRAAHPGFAGWLWKTWLKRARELWSGTGMAARLMPDTFQPEKLAPMLKALTLLKSGDRPGRFARVDEFSHTHRGKTALLFSGCTARFVRPDWQNTALALMHGLGMDVANRRKDRFRCCGIGLAGAGFAKDAAEMRTHNLETWRKAGKPMIVTLCASCHAGLADHARHAQNEEEAAHWLDSITPLSELLRGTRFVVSEDAPLRIGYHRPCHVDKNDCDHMFLAGLLEERLHVPNGRDCCGFGGIMRLRAPDTADPVNALCWQGLGNPDLVLTGCSACAAQLGATAPAGTLTGHWLEIIADIPQ, encoded by the coding sequence ATGGCCGACAACAACTGCATCCTGTGCGGCAAATGCATGGAGGTCTGCCCGCTGCTGCGCGCCACAGGGCGCGAGGAACTCTCCCCGCGCGCCAAGGCCGACCTCGCGGCCCTGCTGCGCTCCGAACCCGGACTGCTGAACCAGAAAAGTGCGGCCCAACTGGCCGGGCTGTGCCTCGGCTGCGGCCGCTGCAAGGAGAAATGCCCGCAGGGCGTGGACGTGCCCGCCATGGTGGCCTCGCTGCGGGCCGCGCATCCGGGCTTTGCGGGCTGGCTCTGGAAAACATGGCTCAAACGGGCGCGGGAATTGTGGTCCGGAACAGGAATGGCCGCACGGCTCATGCCCGACACATTCCAGCCGGAAAAGCTGGCCCCCATGCTCAAGGCCCTGACCCTGCTCAAATCCGGGGACCGGCCCGGACGATTCGCACGGGTCGACGAATTTTCCCATACGCACCGGGGAAAAACCGCGTTGCTCTTTTCCGGGTGCACGGCCCGGTTCGTGCGGCCGGACTGGCAGAACACGGCACTGGCCCTGATGCACGGTCTGGGCATGGACGTGGCCAATCGCAGAAAGGACCGGTTCCGCTGCTGCGGCATCGGGCTTGCCGGCGCTGGATTCGCAAAGGATGCCGCCGAGATGCGTACGCACAACCTCGAGACATGGCGCAAAGCCGGGAAACCCATGATCGTGACCCTGTGCGCTTCCTGCCACGCAGGACTGGCCGATCACGCCCGCCATGCCCAAAACGAGGAAGAAGCCGCCCACTGGCTCGACTCGATTACCCCGCTGTCCGAACTTTTACGCGGCACGCGGTTTGTGGTATCCGAAGACGCGCCGCTGCGGATCGGTTACCATCGTCCCTGCCACGTTGACAAAAACGATTGCGATCATATGTTTCTTGCTGGCCTGCTTGAAGAGCGGCTGCACGTCCCGAACGGCCGGGACTGTTGCGGATTCGGCGGCATCATGCGCCTGCGCGCCCCGGACACCGCCGATCCGGTCAACGCCCTGTGCTGGCAGGGGCTGGGAAACCCCGATCTCGTGCTCACGGGCTGCTCGGCCTGCGCCGCCCAGCTGGGGGCAACAGCCCCGGCAGGAACGCTAACCGGACACTGGCTGGAAATCATCGCAGATATTCCTCAGTAA